DNA from Panthera leo isolate Ple1 chromosome D2, P.leo_Ple1_pat1.1, whole genome shotgun sequence:
AAGTTGTTTGCCCGAAAACTGAATCCCAAGCGATGCTCCTTGGTGCGGCCTGGAGACCGGCAGCCCCGGCCCCTGGAGGCCCTGAACCGAGGCTTAAGTCTTTCTCGTATTCTGCGTACCGCCCTGCCCGCCTGGCACAAGTCGATCGTGTCTTTCCGGCAGCTTCGGGAGGAGGTGCTAGGAGAATTGTCAAATGTGGAGCAGGCAGCTGGCATCCGCTGGAACCGCTTCCCAGACCTCAATCGTCTTTTGAAGGGACATCGGAAGGGCGAGCTGACAGTCTTCACAGGTGAGCCTTGGGAAATCACTTCTTGGGGTAAGAGGCAGAGGATCAGGTGGTGAAACGCATGTGGGTTTGGGCCATGGCAAATGTTAAAGAGGAGACTTCTCCCAACTTTGAAACCCTTGCTCCGGGTCTTAATTTTAAGGGTAGAACTTTCCTCCCTTACCCAGGTCTGTATTCAACCCCCTGCAGGGCCAACAGGCAGTGGGAAGACCACATTCATCAGTGAGTATGCCCTGGATTTGTGTACCCAGGGGGTAAACACGCTATGGGGTAGCTTTGAGATCAGCAACGTGAGACTCGCCCGGGTCATGCTGACACAGTTCGCTGTGGGGCGGCTAGAAGAGCAACTGGACAAATACGATGAGTGGGCCGACCGCTTTGAGGACCTGCCTCTCTATTTCATGACTTTCCATGGGCAGCAGAGCATCAGGTGAGATTCCAGGGCCGAGGGTTTTCAGAGAATGGGACTGCAGGAGAACAGATCCCCAACAGAATTTTCAGGAATGCTGGCTTCTCTGCTGGGATGGTCTAGAGACTGCTTGTAACTGACTCTTGAATtccttgcttcttcttcttcccagGACTGTGATAGACACAATGCAACATGCAGTATACGTGTATGACATTTGTCATGTGGTCATCGACAATCTGCAGTTCATGATGGGGCACGAGCCGCTGTCCACAGACAGGTGACACCCTCTTGTGTAACTGGAACGCACTTGAACACGCGTGTCTTCGTAGGCAGCCGGCCCTTAGGCACACGCTGTGTTCTTGATGTCTGACCTGTGTGCCGGTACACACCACCCTGTGTGTATTTCTGCCTTCACAGACGTGTGGGTTGTGGCAGTGGGACGTATGGAGAGGAGCCTAAGTGTGAGTTCTTGGGTAGAGTGAAGTAGTGTGGGTCTGTGGCCTGGGGAGATGCGAATGAATCAAGAGTGTGTGTACGCTCTTGTGCTTCTGTCTGTGTCCGATAACCTCTTCACtttgttggggtgggggcaggattgCAGCTCAAGACTACATCGTCGGGGCCTTTCGAAAGTTTGCAACAGACAATAGCTGCCACGTGACACTGGTCATTCACCCCCGGAAGGAGGATGACGATAAGGAACTGCAGACAGCGTCCATTTTTGGCTCAGCCAAAGTGAGTGGCTTTTAGAGGAGCCCAAGCTTAGGAGGGTAGAGGGGGCAGGTGTGACCAGGGATGGCCCTCACTCAGCCTTAAATCATCTTGACTGTCCACTTAGAAGAGGCAGGAGACAGCTGTCACTGCCTTCGGGCCATGACATGAGGAATACGTGTGCTGGGAATATAAAGGCTGATGATAGTTGGTCCTTTGCCCTCCTTGTCCTCTAAGAGCTCACATCATCCAGTGGGGAAAATAGCAAGACCGTGATTATAACTCAGTATAAGAGCTACAGTAGGCAACACAGGCATTGGGGGAGCCGCGAAACATCTGAGTCAGCCTGGGACATCTGGGGAGACTTCTTCACCTATTTGGGGAGAGGAGGTGTCAACAAAGGTTAGGTTGAGTTTTGGCAGACAGTAAGTGCTAAATAATCGAATAAATGGGAGGGCCTCCTGGGCAGCGGGACCAGCCCAGTCCTGGAGCTTCCAGGGGTACACTGAGTGCCTGTTACATGGCAGGCCGGCTGGGCACAGGGCATACAGGGTGGGGAGCACAAACTGTGCCACAATGGAACAGACATGGAGCTAGGGAAGAGAGTAACACAGAAGCGGGAAGATGATGGTTCATTCTTTGTTTATGGGGATCAAGAATGGTCTCTGATAAAGTGtgacgttctttttttttattttttatttttttaacgttttatttatttttgagacagggagagacagagcatgaacaggggagggtcagagagagggagacacagaatctgaaacaggctccaggctctgagcggtcagcacagagcccggcgcggggctcgaactcacgggctgcgagatcatgacctgagccgaagtcggacgcttaaccgactgagccacccaggtgccctaaagtgTGACATTCTGATAGAGACCTGAGTGATAAGAAGCAGGGGTTGAGTGGGGTGGTGGGCTGTGGAAAAGTTACAATCAGAGGGAATGGCGTGTACAGAATCTAGGGCAGCAGTGAGTAGTCAAGGAACTGAAGGATTCAGGTGGCCCCAGGTTGTGGTCAGTAGTCCATGGCTTTGCCATTCTTCCCTGGACCCTCAACCTTCCTTTTTACTTCTCATATGTCTTCTCactgctccttcctccttttgCCCCCATCCCCCAGGCAAGCCAGGAAGCGGACAACGTTCTGATCCTACAGGACAGGAAATTGGTAACTGGTCCAGGGAAACGGTATCTGCAGGTGTCCAAGAACCGCTTTGATGGAGACGTAGGTGTCTTCCCACTTGAATTCAACAAGAGCTCTCTTACCTTCTCCATACCACCAAAGAGCAAGGCTCGGCTCAAGAAGGTCAAGGATGACAATGGGCTAGCGACCAAAAAGCCCTCTTCTGGCAAAAAGGGGGCTGTGCCCCAGAACTCTGAGACTTGCTTGGATCAGGCCCACCAGCCCTGCCAGCCAGACCCCTCCAGGCCCTCCAGGTGAAGGCCGTTCAGAGCCGGACACTGAAATGAGCCTGGCCGGACAGGCAGGGGCATAGACTTTTTTAGCCCTCTGCCAAGACTACCTCTGTCCTGTGGGCCTAAGCTAGGGGTCCTCCACGGAGGGCCTAACCTAGGGCAGAGTTCCATAGTGAGAGACTTGAgaacttcctgtgtgccaggcttcGTTCTAGGTCCTGGGAATACAGCGCTGACAAGACAGATGAGCTCCCTGCCTCCCTAGAACCTGCATTCTGATAAGCAAGACAAGAGAAATAATGAACAAACACAAACCGTATTTTTAGACAGTGAGATACaccatgaagaaaagaaaacagggcaaTACGTACAGCCTAGTGTAGATTAGGGTCGGAACAGATATCTCTAAGCAGAGGACATCGGAGATGGGGCTTAAAGGACTAGGATTGAGCCGTGTGAACATCTGGAGAAAGAGGGATCCAAGCAGAGCGGAAATGAGATAcagaggccctgaggtgggaatgagCAAACTGAGTTCAAAGCAGTGGGTTCAGGCCCCCTGAACGTAGAAGGGAATAGAGGACTTCTTGCCCAACTCAAACCTAGGCTTGTGAAGCCAAAGAGTGACATGGTGGGTACCAGACTCCTCTCTGGCCCATTCTGGACCCTGCCATGAGGTGGCACTCCCTACCACTGATTGGATCCTAGGTGCTTGACCCTGTAGTATCAGGGCCCCAAAGGTGGAAGCTGGCCAGAGAGCCATGGAAGGAAGCAGAGCCCAGAGTGCCTGCCACATGGACACAGATTCCATATTGTCACCTCAGACCACTGGGGTGGACAGTCATGACTTTTTGTAGAGCCTTTTCTAGTTTTACTGAAAACAGTTTTTCCATTGCCttggtttctgtgttttttcttatttgtccACCAGGTGTCTCCCCAGTCTAGAACTGGATTTTCCTCTTGCTTTCAGTAGGGAGTCTTAGCTGTGCACTCCCAAGGAAACGGGCATTAAAGGGCCTTCACCCACACAACCCCTTATACCTCTTCTTGGCTTAGGGATGACAGAATGGTGTCTCTTTATCCTTATCTTCCCTGAAGATCTCCATGTGATCCCTGGCACAGGTGTGGGTCAGTGGGCCACATGTCTAGGCCCTGCCTGACCAGCTGTCCCTCAGTGATACGAGCCACTCACTGACCTGAGTGCGGGTTCCGCATGCTGCCTTCTTATCGGACTCCCCATCCATTTTCCTCATCCTTGTACACTCAGTGTTTGTCTTATGTCAGTATGTGTCAGAACTCCtaggattctttaaaaatgaagaacctAGGgcctactcccctcccccccaacacacacacacagatgtttcTGATTCTAGAGGTTTGAGAAAAGTTACAGGATTTCTCGTCTTTAACAAGTACTG
Protein-coding regions in this window:
- the TWNK gene encoding twinkle protein, mitochondrial, whose translation is MWILLRGGYPFRILLPLRGEWMGRRGLPRSLAPGPPRRRYRKEALPALEVPVLPVTATEIRQYLRARGIPFQDGHSCLRAPSPFVKALPLKDQNGATASFSLFIDKTTGRFLCMTSLAEGSWEDFQASVEGRGDGAREGVLLSEAPEVEDSEEVRRIWDRAVPLWELPEPEEAQLARVMFGLTRVTDDTLRRFNVRYLRPARSLVFPWLSPGGLGLRGLKLLGAEGQGDGVHYKETTIPRPGVYRNLFGLPLISRRDVEVVLTSRELDSLALNQSTGLPTLALPRGTACLPPALLPYLEQFRRIVLWLGDDLRSWEAAKLFARKLNPKRCSLVRPGDRQPRPLEALNRGLSLSRILRTALPAWHKSIVSFRQLREEVLGELSNVEQAAGIRWNRFPDLNRLLKGHRKGELTVFTGPTGSGKTTFISEYALDLCTQGVNTLWGSFEISNVRLARVMLTQFAVGRLEEQLDKYDEWADRFEDLPLYFMTFHGQQSIRTVIDTMQHAVYVYDICHVVIDNLQFMMGHEPLSTDRIAAQDYIVGAFRKFATDNSCHVTLVIHPRKEDDDKELQTASIFGSAKASQEADNVLILQDRKLVTGPGKRYLQVSKNRFDGDVGVFPLEFNKSSLTFSIPPKSKARLKKVKDDNGLATKKPSSGKKGAVPQNSETCLDQAHQPCQPDPSRPSR